The genomic DNA tgtgtgtgtgtgtatctgtgagtgAGGAGGGGTTTGCCGGTCTTTTTTCACTCCACAGTGAAGTCCAGTCTTGgctgtttttttcctttacaCTCCTGATGTTGGTTTCATTCAGTTAGATGTCCTGTTTGACAGGCTCTCCTGGGCTCTCCTGGGCTCTAATGGGTTCTCCTGGGCTCTCCTGGGCTCTAATGGGTTCTCCTGGGCTCTCCTGGGCTCTAATGGGTTCTcagctgtctgtgtttctgtctctttggGTTTGTATTAGTGTTGACTCGCTCCACGCTGAGCTCGGGGAGTTCTGCTccttgtttcctgtttgttttattttctagcTGCAGCAGGAAATGATcatcttttcctcttcctcccaccCACTGAcgaccccaacacacacacacacacacacacacacacacacacacacacacacacacacacacacacacagcggagGAAACAGAAGTAATAAAAACTTGAATGTACTGAACAGGATGTCAGAGTGCCATTCTGTTCCTAAATCTTCATTATATcagtatataaaaaataatgtcagCGCttcaccttgctgtcagactGAAGCCGTTAGCTCTTCAAAGCTTagacaaaaacagtcattatACCTCGCAGAAGATGGGAGTTACTGCCTCcatagatagacacacacacacaaacacacaaacctacacacacacaatgaaaaagCAGCTCTTAccttttttctttgctttttgtagaataaaaaagtaatccacGACTTTTTTCCTTCAAGACTGTGACATCTctgcttcagtgtgtgtgtgtgtgtgtgtgtgtgtttgtgtgtccctgATTGGTTGGGTTGCTGGCACTACAGCGCCCTCTGGTAGAGTTTTAGGGTTTTGTGTCCTCGCTCtaataaatacatgttataGTTGATCTACAAGTCTCtcaaaaagagaggaaaataaataaataaaacttttatttatatatatatatatatatatatatatatttatattttatatttaatatatatattatatgtacatTTGAACATCTCTTGTCTACAAAACGCATGTACCAATTTGTAAGGTATCAACAAAATGAAGGCGACCGCTGGCCGGTCACATGAAAAGTGTTTcacggtctttacagttaaatttagcagagaaaaggtgactgtgagctgggTATGGAGCACCAGAGGGGACGGTCCTTTCAGAGAGTAGtgagtagagagacaacagtagagagtagtatatagagagacaacagtagagagtattatgtagagagacaacagtagagagtagtatgtagagagacaacagtagagagtagtatgtagagagacaacagtagagagtagtatgtagagagacaacagtagagagtagtatgtagagagacaacagtagagagtagtatgtagagagacagcagtagagagcagtatgtagagagacaacagtagagagtagtatgtagagtagtatgtagagagacatcagtagagagcagtatgtagagagacaacagtagagagcagtatgtagagagacaacagtagagagtagtatgtagagagacaacagtagagagtagtatgtagagagacagcagtagagagtagtatgtagaaagacagcagtagagcgtagtatgtagagagacagcagtagagagtagtatgtagagagacaacagtagagcgtagtatgtagagagacaacagtagatagtagtatgtagagagacagcagtagagagtagtatgtagagaaagACAGTAGAGAGGTAGTATGTAGaaagacagcagtagagagtggtatgtagaaagagacaacagtagagagcagTGTAGAGAGACgtcagtagagagtagtatgtagagagacaacagtagagagcagtatgtagagacaacagtagagagtggtatgtagagacaacagtgagagagtagtatgtagagagacatcagtagagagcagtatgtaGAAAGACAAGTAGAGGGAgcaggtatgtagagagacaagcTAGAGAGTGTGGTATGTAGAAGACAACAGTAGaggtggtatgtagagacagcagtagagagtggtatgtagagagacaacagtgggGCGtggtagagagacagcagtagagagtaagtatgtagagagacaacagtagggagcgtagtatgtagagagacaacagtagagagtgagtatgtagagagacaacagtagaggtagtatgtaagagacagcagtagagagtgagtatgtagaaaGACAGCAGGCGTAGGTATGTAGAGAACAGCgttagagagtagtatgtagagagacaacagtagagagtagtatgtagagagacaagagtagagagtagtatgtagaaagaAGCAGTGGAAGGTGTAGAGACACAGCACAGTgggagtggtatgtagagacagcagtagagagtggtatgtagagacaacagtagagaggcAGTATGTAGAGAAACAGGTGAGGTAGGTATGTAGAAGACAGCAGTGAGGAGtaaggtatgtagagagacaacagagtgagagagtagtatgtagaagAGACAAGCAGTAGGTGATGTAGAGACACAGCagtgagagtggtatgtagaggaGACAGTAGGAGTGGTATGTAGGGACAGCAGTAGAGGGTAGTATGGTAGAGGAACAGCagtgagagtggtatgtagagacagagtgagaggtGAGGTACATGGAGACAGCAGTGGACGtgggtatgtagagagacagcagtagaggtGGTATGTAAGAGGACAGCAGTGGGAGTGAGGTATGtaagagacaacagtgagagtggtgtgtagagacagcagtgggagtggtatgtagagacagcagtgagggtagtatgtagagacaacagtaggagaagtgagtatgtagagagacagcagcagtgggagtggtatgtagagacaacagtgagagtggtatgtagagacaacagtagggaGTGGGTATGTAgaagacagcagtagagagtgggTATAGAAGAGGGGAAACAGTGAGAGGTGGGTATGTAGAGGACAGACagtgagagtggtatgtagagacagcagtgagagtaGTATGTGGGAGACAACAGTGAGAGGTGGTATGTAGAAGACAGGAGGGGAGAGTGGTATGTAggagacaacagtgagagtgagtatgtggagacagcagtagaggtggtatgtagagacagacagggagagtagtatgtaagagagacaacagtagaaggtgagtatgtagagacagcagtagagagtgagtatgtagagaaacagtgagagtgagtatgtagaagACAGCAGTGGGAGTGAGTATGTAAGAGAGACaatagagagtggtatgtagagacaacaatgagagtagtatgtagagagacaacagtagagagtagtatgtagagacagcagtagagagtagtatgtagtgagacaacagtagtagtagtgtgtctgtgtctgccttgtgtgtgtttgtgtgtgttcattgtttggagcaataactccacctcctcatcTGTCCAGACAAActtgtcagcttttgttgttcactTCGTGCTActagagagaggaggagggagagggacagaagtagaaggaaggttctacgcaggcgcCCATACTTGGTGGATCGCATTTCACAAATTTTTCAAAATTTCCCCCCGATGACACTTgtctaaacgcagaataaaaagtgagaacatAACGCCACttttgcaatttctttttaGATGGTTTCGGTCTAAACAGCCtttattcagctggttgttatctacaatctcacctcatattcagctggttgttatctacaatctcacctcatattcagctggttgttatctacaatcctcaccactagatgggagaagttctcacacaatggagctttaaatgTCACCGTTGGTAACGTCTGGTTGGGAACTAGTTTCATTCATCAAAATTCAGGTTGGGCGACATTTACAGGAACAAGGAAGAGTTTAATTATAGATTATAATCTCTAGATTGAAACAAAGGGAACAACTTCCCTTCTGGTATGACAGCAATGTTGGATGGCAGTTGTGGGTTACAGGTGTGTTACAAAGAGGAGGGCTCAGGTATAACTTTCATTTTACAGGAACACAAACCCAGCACACACCTGGGAGTTATCGTCACCGTCCTGGTTGGATTCATCCGGCTCAACACGCAGTAAAAACACCAGAAAACCTTTATTCAGAGCTGGAGGTCTTCAGACAGGAAGCCATGTTTGGGAGCGGTCTGGTTGGGTTCTGTCTGCTGGTGCTGGCGCTGGGTTTCCTGGGCCGGCCCGGCCTGGCACACAATGGTAAGATGCATTCAGAGTCTCTCCAGGAGACCGTTGTCCCCGAGCCAGCGCAGTGCCTCGTCTCCAGGATCTACAATCTGATCCGGCCGGCGGAGAGTAAAGACGACCGGAGCTGCTGGCAGGATTGTTTTGCAAAGACGGACTGCCACATGGCGGTGGTCACCAAACGGATCAGCGCCGCACAACAGTGTCTCCTGGTTAACTGTCTGAACCACGGCAACCACTCGTTACCCAGAGATCCCAGCGCAGAGATCACCGTTTACCCAAAGAGCACCATTGACGATGGTAAGATGCATTCAAAGTCTCTACAGCAGGAGTGTCAAACTCACTTTCTTTAAGGGAGAAGAtacttaaacctacattgtgtaagaatttctcccgtctagcggtgaaattgtatatgacaacgaactgaatattactttctagccctttcTCTTATGGTGGCcaaacccgaaattagctcttagtatctccggcgtttacacgcagctgttctagccactccaatattaactttggtcttgttgctttgcctgtcgtgttgtcattttaattctctttttcgcttccctggcgagtaatctctcCCTGGCATTcatcacggtgccactgagtgtaagagGGTGAAatgtggaggtatgtccctctttggctaatgtattataaagatggaggtatgtccctctttggctaatgtattataaagatggaggtatgtccctctttggcaaaaagtattataaagatggaggtatgtccctcgttggctaatgtattataaagatggaggtatgtccctctttggctaatgtattttaacgATGGAGGTGCAACATggcagaatacatacgagcgactctcccgtatgtattctgaaagattctgaatggcagattatACGCGTATGAGAATACTtttattagttggtggaagtagtTACACAGGAATGAGctcatatttgtgaaagaactaagggttttttgctaagaatccaccaagaaaattacacaatggagctgtAAAGAGAATCAcattaagggccagacatgtgtagtttattcacatgcttttgtttcattgcaaaagtcaaatatctctGGCTGTATTACTGCATGTCGCTATTTTTTGTAATTACTTTTTTGTAGCTCTTTTTGTAATTGCTGTTGTCTCTACCGACTTTTTGtgtctttctcagacatttttgtcactatttgtCGCATTGTTGTCGAAataaagccctacaaaagtcagcaaaaGAGGTCCTTAGCcgtcatagaatttagcaaatcaagcaaaacaatgataacatgttttacagcaacttttttcacagcctgaatatgaaaactctcttcttcttctggggGGAATTTCTAAGTCTGCAAATCTGGCAAATTCAAAAAAATATGCAGGACTTTGATTTACTTTTTTAAGCGCCACCgccaacgtttttttttcttctgcagcTTTTCTGAAAAAACACTACGTCCATCGCTTTTTGAAAGCTGACCAATGACAagcggagtagccagacctgtcGTTTccataacaaaaagaaaaaatggagtCGGAGCGCAGCGAGTTATATATGACCGGGTACGGGGAACTCACTTTGTTTAATCTAATgttagcatctctctctctctctctctctctctctctttctctagctcgctccaccactttgttttatctaacgtccTGTCAGGAGGCGGGAAGCAGCATTTTGGACTGGCTGCAGGCATTGAATAGATCACTGGTCTAAACCCATATACAAAGAATTACAATAGTTAGTGAAGTTATAAAGGCATTGACCAACCTCTCTAAGTCATTAGGACGTAGATAGGCCTTTACCTTGGCTATATTTCTCAGCTGAAAGAAGCTAGACCTGACAACGGAGGAAATCTGCTTCTCAAATTTAAAGGCGTTGATGAAATAGACACCAAGACTAATGTCTCTATTCCACAGAACTAAGAGCCAATCTCATGAAGCGTGCACATGGAGCAGTTGACGAGAGACGTAAGAACAAtcctattttcattttaaagtattAATTCACATTCAAAAATTCAGATTGTCATTTCCATTCAGCAGTTTTGCAGAATGGGCATAAAAAAACaggtggatggaaacacactgaaGTCAACTCAACTTCTTACATTTGCATAACAGTAATGGATGGAAACATGCAATAACATGCAAAATAATTTGTGCCGTCTCTCCTCCGTCCTCTAGTTCGATGTTATGAGCGCGGCTGCCAGTCGGAGAGTCCCAGATTCTTCTACAACACCACCAGTTCCAGGTGTGAGAGGCTCTTCGGTGGCTGTGGGTCCAACATGAAAACATTTAAGACCCTGAAAAGCTGTGCAACTCTCTGCCATAAAAAAGGTAAGAaacttaataaatatattttaagtcTCTTAATTACAAACTGTTCATATCAGCcttaatttagtttagtttattagtttataatGTCGTGGACAGTCCCCTGCATTAACTGCACAGTAAAACAGCTTTAGCCTCTACGGCTAGTTTCAAAGCTGTAGTCTCTGGCCAGCTGACAATAGGCATCCCAAAATACAATGGttaagaaattaaaataaattacattacatctataatccatccatcttcatccgcttatccggggttgAGTTGCAGCTCCAGCGCGTGACCCCAAACtaccctttcccgagccacattaaccagctccgactgggggatcccgaggcgtaataatccctccacctagtcctgtgtcttccccgagacctcctcccagctggacgtccctccacctagtcctgtgtcttccccgagacctcctcccagctggacgtccctccaccaAGTCCTGTGTCTTCCCTGAAGCCtactcccagctggacgtccctccaccaGCTGGttgtgcctggaacacctccccaGAGAGGCGCCCTAGTTGAGGTGTTTTGGGCATCTAaggatgcccaaaccacctcaactggctcctttcaatgcaaaggagcagtggctctactccgagctcctcacggatggctgagcttctcaccctatctctaagggagacgccagccaccctcctgaggaaacccatttcggccgcttgtttATAATGCAGCAGGCCTAAGCAAAAAGGATTAAGACATACAAACAAGTGGCAAACATGCAAGCACAGATAATGATAAAGGCATTAAAGCAGACTATGCAGTTAGGACAATACAAAGGAGACAAGGGAAAGGAGAATAGACACAGAGGCCACATTGAAAGCAAATACAAGACATAACATGGAGGCAGGCAgcaacaatgactgtcacatcaGCCTTTGAGTTGTATTTGAGATTACCAAGTTTCCTTTCTACAGTGTTTGAGTCCATCACGGAGGCAACTAGAGACCTTTCTGTCCGTTGATAAAACATTTATTCTTTTCATCCATCTTTTTCCATCCAGTCCGTTGTTATCTGCCTGTGGAGTATGGTCAAACCCCCCCCGTAGGCCATCTTCCCTTTGGCCCTGACAATGTTTCCAGCACCAACGCTGACACTACAGGCAAGCCTAAAGACACCACCGTCAACTTCTACTTCTATAACGTGTCGAGTGGGAGCTGTGAGGGATTTCACTTCAGAGGCAGTGCGTCCAACGGGAACATCTTTCGGACCGTGCAGGAGTGTGAAAGTCTCTGTGGTGATGTCAAAGGTAACAAATCATTTAATAATAAAGTATAACTGCTTAATGTAGTTAAAGCAGTGGTTTCGAAACGTATAATGAGGGGCATGGCAACGctaattataattaaataacCCATGGCTCTGCTGCACTGTTAGCAAAGCATGGACACGTGTATCAGGGTAGCAGTATGGATTCAAATGCATTACTCTCTGCAATGAAAAGTGTAAGACTCCCATTACAAACATGTCAGCCTTTATTGAGTTGTGATTCAGATTACTAAGTTTCTTTTCCACGACGTGTGAGTCCATCACGGAGGGAAACTGAAGACCTTTCTAtaacattcatttatttcctcCATCTTTGTCACTTCAGTCCGTTGCAATCGGCTCGTGGATTACGGTGAAAACCCCCCTAATCGCTTCGGCAACCACACCGACATTAGAGGCAAACCTAATGACCCCACCGTCAACTTCTACTTCTACAACGTGTCCAGTGGGAGCTGTGAGGGATTTCACTTCAGAGGAAGTTTGTCCAACGGGAACCTCTTCCAGACCGTGAAGGAGTGTGAAAGTCTCTGTGGTGTCAAAGGTAACATCATCTTTTGTATGTTGCTAGTTTGTTTAAAAACTCTATTCTGTAGTAAAATAACTACACACTACAAatactgttacagtaaaagtgctgcattgaaaatgttccttctgtaaaagtatgtaagtatagtatataaaaatATCCCCTGTGACtgttaggccggctacacatttggctgcgtggcgtgagcgtggcgttttctatgtctttgcaaaccagaaacatgtctgacgcggcgctgctgctgctgctagccttgtctggacacatgaatgtttcccataaacataaacataaatatatactgatctgattacagcaaagacaacgtcggcagtattgacggctaaataggctccagaatatttccttctgtattgacaggtgcaatatttgaaaatcgataattatttattattattttttaaatgacatttatatatctgcatttatgtcaaaacctagagactttcaatcatcaaaatgtcatttattaaatgtattcgtgtcaaaatgacatcttaaaacatcttttcgtattctattttgccgggaaacacttccaacacgcttgcgtgtcgtgtGCAACATAGAAGACCTAGTAGAGACCTAGAATAGAGCCCTGGGGCACTCCAGCATTATAACTGAGAGTGGATGAAACTGTGTccatgggccctattttaaggatctaagtgcacggcgtgtccaaatccactgttgctagtttgacggtggaaaaaaaGTGTCCGTGCACCGGCCACATGatcctaaagggttgttcttagtgtcttcattaatcagaggtgtgttttgggcgtaacatgcaatcaaccaatcagagatcatctcccattcatcaaccaatcagagatcatctcccattccctttaaaagccaggcacgtttggaccttgtagcattgctgttatgatggaggattggcaccctaatatttttattagtaatcttctgcatgtgtgtgtgtgtgtgctgctgtgtgtgtgtgtgtgtgtgtgtgtgtgtgctgctgtgtgtccctgtgtgtgtaacaagcatagtgtgtgcgctgtgcacgagcctataggagcattttactaatgctctgttaaaataacaatgaaatgctgcgttattgactttagaccaggtttttgttggtcaatggcgccatCACTTCCctctgcctcaagatagcaatacacccagaatgcacctgaacacacctccctgtaagacaagcacgcccagaatgcacctgaacacacctcccagtaagaccagcacgcccagaatgcacctgaacacacctcccagtaagaccagcacgcccagaatgcacctgaatacacctccctgttagaccagcacgcccagaatgcacctgaacacacctccttgtaagaccagcacgcccagaatgcacctgaacacacctcccagtaagaccagcacgcccagaatgcacctgaacacacctccctgtaagaccagcacgcccagaatgcacctgaacacacctccctgtaagaccagcgcgcccatggaccacagatgggcgcaaatgcatttgctatttaaacgacgtgggtgctggacgggaaactgacaactgcatcgggctttgcgctgcgctgggtgcaagatagagCTCATCATCTTTAAACCCTGATTTATATTTCAAGACAGGGTTTTAGATTTTGTGTAAATGTATATGCCTTACACAGTTCTTCATGTGCATAAATATACTGCGATACCGAAATATTTGACACTGAATCAAGTCTTCTGTTGTTTAAAAACAGCTGCTGCAACCAGCTCACCTGCTGTGGTTTCAGGTAACATTACATCTtagtttgatgtgtgtgtgtctgtgtgtgtgtctgtgtctgtgtgtgtgtgtgtgtgtctatgtgtgtgcgtgtgtgtgtgtgtgtctgtgtctattgtgtgtgtgtctgtgtgtgtgtgtgtgtgtctgtgtctatgtgtgtgtgtgtgtgtgtgtgtgtgtgtgtgtgtgtgtgtgtctgtgtgtgtgtgtctgtgtgtgtgtttgtctgtgtgtgtgtgtgtctgtgtgtgtgtgtctgtgtgtgtgtgtgtctatgtgtgtgcgtgtgtgtgtctgtgtctatgttgtgtgtgtgtgtgtgtctatgtgtgtgtgtgtctatatgtgtgtgtgtgtgtctatgtgtgtgtgtgtctatgtgtgtgtgtgtgtgtgtgtgtgtatgtgtgtgtgtgtctgtgtctatgtgtgtgtgtgtctgtgtgtgtgtgtgtctatgtgtgtgcgtgtgtgtgtgtctgactgatCGTGTGTCTCGCTGTGAGAAGTCAAGAGAGCCAAAATCCCCATGAATctaagtgttttattttgaaatgtgttttatttatatacctGCCTGGCTCGACACAATTGCTCACGCGCGCCGACGCCGCTACTCCAACCCTGTATGAacggacagattggataacgttggcgccaaaatgaaaataactTCGCAACGTGGCTATACGCGATGCTTACGCACAcggtgtgttttcactgttggcTCAACTTCCATGTTTATCTTATTAATCACAATGTTTACAATTTTTTATCTAGCTGCTGTAACCAGCCCACCTGCTGAGGATCCAGGTAACGTAACACATCTGTGTTATCCTGCACCATCTGTACTTTTATAACCATCTCATCAACTCTACAACAATGATCAACATTACCAACTCTTTTTCAGGTACCACGGCAGCCGTTCCTACAAAGTGGAGAGGTAACTATGTTTACTTTATATCAtagttatttgtatttgtatcacAAAGTGCTGTGACGATAACCGCATCACCGCAATGCCTGTAGTGTCAACATATGTTGTAATGCAAaacatggcagttggtcaaggccacacccccaccctccacctcgccccagacagacacagaaatggtacatcctaaggaaagctcattgtgggactggctctagtggctgtaattctgcaccaagactgaatttcgggaaagagacttcagatacagtattaggggaccactaaggtctatataaaagagacttcagatacagtattaggggaccactaaggtctatataaaagagacttcag from Perca fluviatilis chromosome 2, GENO_Pfluv_1.0, whole genome shotgun sequence includes the following:
- the LOC120544917 gene encoding papilin-like, with protein sequence MFGSGLVGFCLLVLALGFLGRPGLAHNGKMHSESLQETVVPEPAQCLVSRIYNLIRPAESKDDRSCWQDCFAKTDCHMAVVTKRISAAQQCLLVNCLNHGNHSLPRDPSAEITVYPKSTIDDELRANLMKRAHGAVDERLRCYERGCQSESPRFFYNTTSSRCERLFGGCGSNMKTFKTLKSCATLCHKKVRCYLPVEYGQTPPVGHLPFGPDNVSSTNADTTGKPKDTTVNFYFYNVSSGSCEGFHFRGSASNGNIFRTVQECESLCGDVKGNKSFNNKV